In a genomic window of Siniperca chuatsi isolate FFG_IHB_CAS linkage group LG1, ASM2008510v1, whole genome shotgun sequence:
- the LOC122886523 gene encoding C-myc promoter-binding protein-like isoform X6, with product MSHSLCQSLSLSSAFLWGPQSNAGQLTPNTPSLFFPPLSSPEPLERRHISHFMHKVPFPSSQRPRILVQLSPHDSLMLSQPVSSPLPLSGGRFSMLLQNLGPENAVTLLVFAVTEHKILVHSLRPAVLTSVTEALVSMIFPFHWPCPYIPLCPLALADVLSAPCPFIVGVDSRYFDLYDPPPDVSCVDLDTNTIFHNEDKRALTWKILPKKACKNLMNVLSNLYQQLVDGQYRPDGLLELSMSDSSELSCGKSLHMLELEIQEAFLRFMAAILKGYRSFLRPITQAPSEKATDASSLFDLQGFLKSRDRSHQKFYTLMTKTQMFIRFIEECSFVSDKDASLAFFDDCVDKLYNSERGADKGSKVDSDRPEETRLIEIDESQRSEHTVFITPPELPPLPEGEEYPLCYRYDGFPVLSLDLFDPVEGLRTPSSRLAARHSCPTSPAPMFRRTKQEIKSAQKIAKKYSSIPQLWSKCLLRHCYGLWFICLPAYVKVCHSKVRALRTAYDVLRKMQAKKLQPPDEVCYRVLMQLCGQYGQPVLAVRVLFEMKKAGVHPNAITYGYYNKAVLESTWPSSTRGGYFLWMKLRNVVLGVAQFKRALRRHAPLTQSPLSDGSDLDAVSHGSLDSSADTNLAEQGPYATDSVTVDPTDDRSSTGDQSDLGYNSLSKEEVRRGDPGAQDMAPDKDDKKESDCSSLSETESAKGSKDCLPQLDMEVHSSFKSRGIVRSSCPYDDSSCKPKSSASTGHVAGLLFTFSLDEIGEVQTNSLLRRHKSALEEVVGSASSGSALDWQGVRSRRLSGDTVGSSSSGTTVLGLGMSQGETDPDKIAEHLGADVKILSGANFNKKRPRSLALGGLEGAAAKAGAARSHDHREEKEEMERQDSSDEDRSNTEAIFDLEDLDLDKPATKAGIGSHKTNKSHKIPVERSASYSGMSTETSRGAVKRTGIETGYDPLSLLAAESQSEQENEDQYPEGDEASTPSARRHLAREIELYMNHMGSPLSSRTPSLDLQDPASPLLLHPSSLSAPRRASLPHTSPLRTAGVTRSRTFHPPSPSQPISRQRLWSSPPCRSSSTTPSPYSERTDRISLASPSPSSSSFALDTLLTPTLDVFKTSVFSAGKGVAEKASRWYSRLATYTTPTKDGHSDRLSVSSLGAGDPDCSSLLDEEECGESERSEVSPQRNGPAGPRRSPRRSPLRSRLDSPTAGSSLGRPTSLLPGCVLSPPGFPLPDKSDLGSSRYTSNTSIFNNYAMELLISSCSRCKTCDCLVYDEEIMAGWTADDSNLNTTCPFCGNPFLPFLNVEIRDMRGPGRLFLKGSPSVDEAMTSSYSASTGLDTGTSTLSTPCPTTAVFPPSPVIAVQECSGSGRTRATRVQGINIPTDRRQGALSPGTPMARSVSAFGPLDEASRLNRCVPTSGSLPSRLNETTDPLSMEWRLHNPEPVTVPYLSPLVLWKELESLLENEGDPVITEADMVDHHPIIYWNLVWYFRRLDLPSNLPGLILTSEHCNRDSQVPRHWMSEDSKHVLIQILWDNLKLHQDQIQPLYILWNTYRLNCTLLLENVGYPLSRPVSEEEKRFSEELLQSVVKSIQRNDVSRPMAQLLQLLGQTLGVKRQRSLYRDILFLSLVALGKDNIDIDAFDREYKLAYDRLMPSLVKLTHNCDRPPSTGVMECRRTFGEPYLCQVVIKEATAFKCFKVSTWSTSGGYRCCWVFIFRL from the exons GCACATCTCTCATTTCATGCACAAAGttcccttcccttcctctcAGAGGCCTCGCATCCTGGTGCAG CTTTCCCCTCATGACAGCTTGATGTTGAGCCAGCCAGTGTCTTCTCCTTTACCACTCAG TGGTGGTCGATTTTCCATGCTGCTCCAGAACCTCGGACCAGAAAACGCCGTCACCTTGCTGGTGTTTGCTGTCACTGAACATAAGATCCTGGTCCACTCGTTACGACCCGCCGTACTGACCAGCGTCACTGAAGCTCTGGTGTCT atGATTTTCCCGTTCCACTGGCCGTGCCCGTATATTCCTCTGTGCCCCCTGGCGTTGGCTGACGTGTTGAGCGCCCCCTGTCCATTCATTGTAGGAGTGGACTCCCGCTACTTTGATCTTTATGACCCCCCACCAGACGTGAGCTGCGTGGacctggacacaaacaccatcTTCCA CAATGAAGATAAGCGAGCCCTCACATGGAAGATCCTGCCAAAGAAAGCCTGTAAAAACCTAATGAATGTGCTGAGCAATCTCTACCAGCAGCTGGTTGACG GTCAGTACCGTCCTGATGGGCTGCTGGAGCTGAGCATGAGTGATTCGTCAGAGCTGAGCTGCGGGAAGAGCCTCCACATGCTGGAGCTGGAGATCCAGGAAGCCTTCCTGCGCTtcatggcagccattttgaaaGGCTACCGTTCATTCTTACGACCTATCACCCAGGCACCTTCTGAGAAAGCCACAGACGCTAGCTCGCTTTTTGACTTGCAAG GGTTCTTGAAGAGCCGCGACCGCTCACACCAGAAGTTCTACACGCTGATGACCAAAACCCAGATGTTTATCCGCTTTATTGAGGAATGCTCCTTTGTCAGCGACAAAGACGCCAGTCTGGCCTTCTTCGACGACTGTGTGGACAAA CTCTACAATTCAGAGCGGGGTGCAGACAAAGGAAGCAAG GTGGACAGTGACAGGCCGGAGGAGACCAGGCTGATAGAGATTGATGAATCCCAGCGCAGTGAGCACACAGTCTTTATCACACCTCCAGAGCTGCCTCCTCTGCCTGAGGGGGAGGAATATCCACTATGCTACAg GTACGATGGTTTCCCAGTGTTAAGTCTTGACCTGTTTGACCCTGTGGAGGGCCTGCGGACCCCTTCCTCCCGCCTCGCTGCCAGGCACAGCTGTCCCACCAGCCCTGCCCCCATGTTTAGACGTACAAAGCAG GAGATCAAATCAGCCCAGAAGATAGCCAAGAAGTACTCGTCCATCCCCCAGTTGTGGTCCAAGTGCCTGCTCCGTCACTGCTACGGCCTGTGGTTCATCTGTCTGCCAGCATACGTGAAGGTGTGCCACTCCAAGGTACGGGCACTTCGCACCGCCTACGATGTCCTCAGGAAGATGCAGGCAAAGAAATTGCAGCCCCCTGACGAG GTCTGCTACCGGGTGCTGATGCAGCTGTGCGGACAGTATGGCCAGCCTGTCCTGGCAGTCAGGGTCCTCTTTGAGATGAAGAAGGCTGGAGTCCACCCTAATGCCATCACTTACGGCTACTATAACAAG GCGGTGTTGGAGAGCACGTGGCCCTCCAGCACCAGAGGAGGATACTTCCTGTGGATGAAGCTGAGAAATGTCGTTCTGGGCGTGGCGCAGTTCAAACGGGCGCTGCGGCGACACGCTCCCCTCACCCAGAGCCCTCTGTCAG ATGGCAGCGACCTGGACGCTGTGAGTCACGGCAGCCTGGATAGCTCTGCCGACACTAACCTGGCCGAGCAGGGCCCCTACGCCACTGACTCCGTCACAGTAGACCCCACTGATGATAGATCTAGCACAG GGGATCAGTCAGATTTGGGTTATAACTCACTGTCCAAAGAGGAGGTTCGGAGAGGAGACCCCGGCGCCCAGGACATGGCCCCTGACAAAGATGACAAGAAGGAGAGCGACTGCAGCTCCT TGTCCGAGACAGAGAGCGCCAAGGGAAGTAAAGACTGCCTCCCTCAGCTGGACATGGAGGTCCATTCCTCCTTCAAATCCCGTGGCATTGTTCGCAGCAGCTGTCCATACGACGATTCATCCTGTAAACCCAAGAGCTCCGCCAGCAcag GCCACGTTGCAGGTCTCCTCTTCACTTTCTCCCTGGATGAGATCGGTGAGGTCCAGACCAACAGTTTGCTCAGGAGACATAAGAGTGCcctggaggaggtggtgggcAGCGCCAGCAGCGGCTCAGCTCTTGACTGGCAGGGCGTGAGGAGCCGCCGGCTGAGCGGCGACACGgtgggcagcagcagcagtggcaccACTGTCCTCGGCCTGGGTATGAGCCAGGGTGAAACCGACCCAGATAAGATCGCAGAACATTTGGGCGCAGATGTCAAAATTCTCTCTGGTGCCAACTTCAATAAGAAGAGGCCTCGGTCACTGGCTCTGGGTGGATTAGAGGGGGCGGCTGCTAAGGCAGGCGCTGCCAGGAGTCATGATCacagggaggagaaagaggagatggagagacaggaCTCCAGTGATGAGGACAGAAGTAATACAGAGGCAATTTTTGATTTGGAGGATCTGGATTTAGACAAGCCTGCCACAAAGGCTGGCATCGGCTCTCACAAAACCAACAAATCTCATAAGATACCTGTCGAACGCAGCGCCAGCTACAGTGGCATGAGCACCGAGACATCCAGAGGAGCTGTCAAGCGCACAGGCATTGAGACGGGCTACGACCCTCTATCCCTGCTGGCAGCAGAGTCACAGTCCGAGCAGGAAAATGAGGATCAGTACCCAGAGGGGGACGAGGCCAGCACGCCGAGCGCCCGTAGGCACCTGGCCAGGGAGATCGAGCTCTACATGAACCACATGGGCAGCCCGCTGAGCAGCCGTACACCCAGTCTGGACCTGCAGGACCCTGccagccccctcctcctccacccctcctcACTCTCTGCCCCCCGCAGAGCCAGCCTGCCCCACACCTCCCCCCTCAGGACTGCTGGAGTAACGCGCTCCCGCACCTTCCACCCACCCTCGCCCTCCCAACCCATCTCACGCCAACGTCTATGGTCGTCACCGCCCTGTCGCAGCTCTAGCACCACCCCCAGCCCATACagtgagaggacagacaggataAGCCTGGCGTCACCttcgccctcctcctcctcgttcGCTCTGGACACTCTGCTCACACCAACACTTGATGTATTCAAGACCAGTGTGTTCTCTGCTGGGAAGGGCGTGGCAGAGAAGGCAAGCCGCTGGTATTCCCGCCTTGCCACATACACCACACCTACCAAG GACGGTCATAGTGACCGTCTGAGTGTGTCCTCCCTCGGTGCTGGGGATCCAGACTGCTCCTCCCTGCTGGATGAGGAGGAATGTGGGGAGTCAGAGAGGTCCGAGGTCTCTCCACAGAGGAACGGCCCTGCGGGGCCCCGCAGGAGCCCCAGACGCAGCCCCCTCCGCAGCAGACTGGATAGCCCCACTGCAGGCTCCAGCCTTGGGAGACCCACATCTCTGCTCCCTG GATGTGTCCTCTCGCCTCCTGGCTTCCCTCTACCAGACAAGTCGGACCTCGGCTCTTCACGCTACACCAGCAACACCAGCATCTTCAACAACTACGCCATGGAG CTGCTGATCTCCAGCTGTTCTCGCTGTAAGACGTGTGACTGCCTGGTGTACGACGAGGAGATCATGGCTGGCTGGACGGCAGACGACTCCAACCTGAACACCACCTGCCCCTTCTGTGGAAACCCCTTCCTGCCCTTCCTCAACGTGGAGATCAGGGACATGCGAGGACCCGGCAG GCTTTTCCTGAAGGGCAGCCCGTCGGTGGATGAGGCGATGACCTCGTCGTACTCAGCCTCCACAGGTTTGGACACAGGGACCTCCACCTTGTCCACCCCCTGTCCTACAACAGCTGtattccctccctcccctgtGATTGCTGTCCAGGAGTGCTCCGGGAGTGGAAG GACTCGAGCAACCAGGGTTCAAGGTATCAACATCCCCACAGACCGCCGGCAGGGGGCGCTGTCCCCCGGCACGCCCATGGCCCGCAGCGTCAGCGCCTTCGGTCCTCTGGACGAAGCATCCCGACTCAACCGCTGTGTGCCGACGTCAGGCAGCCTGCCCAGCCGTCTCAATGAAACCACT GACCCGCTGAGTATGGAGTGGCGGCTCCACAACCCCGAGCCGGTGACGGTTCCCTACCTGAGCCCGCTGGTGCTGTGGAAGGAACTGGAGAGTCTGCTGGAGAACGAGGGCGACCCGGTGATCACAGAGGCCGACATGGTGGACCATCATCCCATCATCTACTGGAACCTGGTCTGGTACTTCAGGCGGCTGGACCTGCCCAGCAATCTGCCCGGTCTCATCCTCACCTCTGAGCACTGCAACAGAGACTCCCAG GTTCCTCGTCACTGGATGTCAGAGGACAGTAAACACGTGTTGATCCAGATCCTGTGGGACAACCTCAAGCTGCACCAGGACCAAATCCAGCCTCTCTACATCCTCTGGAACACATACA GGCTTAATTGTACTCTGTTGTTAGAGA ATGTGGGTTACCCTCTGTCCCGGCCGGTGTCGGAGGAGGAGAAGCGGTTCAGCGAGGAGTTACTGCAGAGTGTGGTGAAGAGCATCCAGAGGAACGACGTCAGCCGGCCGATggctcagctgctgcagctgctgggcCAGACGCTCGGGGTCAAACGGCAGAG GAGTTTGTACAGGgacatcctcttcctctccctggTGGCTCTGGGAAAAGATAACATTGATATTG ACGCCTTTGATCGTGAGTACAAGTTGGCGTACGACCGCCTCATGCCGAGCCTGGTGAAGCTGACCCATAACTGTGACCGCCCTCCCAGCACGGGGGTCATGGAGTGCCGCAGGACGTTTGGAGAGCCTTACCT